In the Kitasatospora terrestris genome, one interval contains:
- the lipA gene encoding lipoyl synthase has protein sequence MSAVAPDGRKLLRLEVRNSETPIERKPEWIKTRAKMGPEYNALQSLVKKEGLHTVCQEAGCPNIFECWEDREATFLIGGDQCTRRCDFCQIDTGKPAEFDRDEPRRVAESIVTMDLNYATITGVARDDLEDGGAWLYAETVRQVHAMTADREGGRTGVELLIPDFNGVPALLDEVFAARPEVLAHNVETVPRIFKRIRPAFRYERSLDVITQARAAGLVTKSNLILGMGETREEVSQALADLVGAGCELITITQYLRPSVRHHPVERWVKPHEFVELQQEAEELGFAGVMSGPLVRSSYRAGRLYRQALAHREQAAV, from the coding sequence GTGTCCGCTGTCGCACCCGACGGCAGGAAGCTTCTCCGCCTGGAGGTCCGCAACAGCGAGACCCCCATCGAGCGGAAGCCTGAGTGGATCAAGACCAGGGCGAAGATGGGGCCGGAGTACAACGCCCTGCAGTCCCTGGTGAAGAAGGAGGGGCTGCACACGGTCTGCCAGGAGGCGGGCTGCCCCAACATCTTCGAGTGCTGGGAGGACCGCGAGGCGACCTTCCTCATCGGCGGTGACCAGTGCACCCGCCGCTGCGACTTCTGCCAGATCGACACCGGCAAGCCCGCCGAGTTCGACCGGGACGAGCCGCGCCGGGTCGCCGAGTCCATCGTCACCATGGACCTGAACTACGCCACCATCACCGGTGTCGCCCGCGACGACCTGGAGGACGGCGGCGCCTGGCTGTACGCCGAGACCGTCCGCCAGGTGCACGCGATGACCGCCGACCGCGAGGGCGGCCGGACGGGCGTCGAGCTGCTGATCCCCGACTTCAACGGCGTGCCCGCGCTGCTCGACGAGGTCTTCGCCGCCCGTCCCGAGGTGCTCGCGCACAACGTCGAGACGGTCCCCCGGATCTTCAAGCGGATCCGCCCGGCGTTCCGCTACGAGCGCTCGCTGGACGTCATCACCCAGGCCCGCGCGGCCGGGCTGGTCACCAAGTCCAACCTGATCCTCGGCATGGGCGAGACCCGCGAGGAGGTCAGCCAGGCGCTGGCCGACCTGGTCGGCGCCGGCTGCGAGCTGATCACCATCACCCAGTACCTGCGCCCCTCGGTGCGCCACCACCCCGTCGAGCGCTGGGTGAAGCCGCACGAGTTCGTCGAGCTGCAGCAGGAGGCCGAGGAGCTCGGCTTCGCCGGTGTGATGTCCGGACCGCTGGTGCGCTCCTCCTACCGGGCCGGCCGGCTGTACCGGCAGGCGCTGGCCCACCGGGAGCAGGCCGCGGTCTGA
- a CDS encoding DUF4191 domain-containing protein produces the protein MSVMARETSETPGRLKQIRLAYQMTKKVDTKIGLIIAGVGLLTFGVFLAIGFAIGHPIYLGILGFIVAFLAMAIVFGRRAEKAAFGQMEGQPGAVAAVLNNIRRGWSANTTPVAVTRNQDAVYRAVGRAGIALIGEGNPNRVRPLLASEKKKMAKVVGDIPVHDIMVGTGEGEIPLKKLQIHLMRLPRSISAAQVTETNDRLRALGDLLSKAPIPKGPMPKGARMPKGGQVR, from the coding sequence ATGAGCGTTATGGCGAGGGAAACATCCGAGACTCCCGGGCGGCTGAAGCAGATCCGCCTGGCGTACCAAATGACCAAGAAGGTCGACACCAAGATCGGCCTGATCATCGCCGGCGTCGGCCTGCTGACCTTCGGCGTGTTCCTCGCCATCGGCTTTGCGATCGGTCACCCCATCTACCTGGGCATCCTGGGCTTCATCGTGGCCTTCCTGGCCATGGCGATCGTCTTCGGGCGCCGGGCCGAGAAGGCCGCGTTCGGGCAGATGGAGGGCCAGCCGGGCGCCGTGGCGGCCGTGCTGAACAACATCCGCCGCGGCTGGAGCGCCAACACCACCCCGGTCGCGGTCACCCGCAACCAGGACGCGGTGTACCGCGCCGTGGGCCGGGCCGGCATCGCGCTGATCGGTGAGGGCAACCCGAACCGGGTGCGGCCGCTGCTGGCGTCCGAGAAGAAGAAGATGGCCAAGGTCGTCGGCGACATCCCGGTGCACGACATCATGGTCGGCACCGGCGAGGGCGAGATCCCGCTGAAGAAGCTGCAGATCCACCTGATGCGTCTGCCGCGCTCGATCTCCGCCGCCCAGGTCACCGAGACCAACGACCGGCTGCGGGCCCTCGGCGACCTGCTCTCCAAGGCGCCGATCCCCAAGGGCCCGATGCCCAAGGGCGCCCGGATGCCGAAGGGCGGCCAGGTCCGCTGA
- a CDS encoding RDD family protein, whose product MDTREALGSWIDGPKAAAEKMGADFGYRGERLGLPKEGPGSVAGVGRRLGALCVDSWLCSLVAYGLLSGGDLNGANRWTLPLFYVVCVVLLATTGTTLGKRLFGLRVVRLDGARATIPQVLLRTLLLCLVIPAAVWDRDTRGLHDKAVGTVEVRI is encoded by the coding sequence GTGGACACCAGAGAAGCGTTGGGATCGTGGATCGACGGCCCGAAGGCCGCCGCCGAGAAGATGGGCGCCGACTTCGGGTACCGCGGCGAGCGCCTCGGCCTGCCCAAGGAGGGCCCGGGCTCGGTGGCCGGCGTCGGCCGCCGGCTGGGCGCCCTGTGCGTCGACAGCTGGCTGTGCAGCCTGGTCGCGTACGGGCTGCTCTCCGGCGGAGACCTGAACGGTGCCAACCGCTGGACCCTCCCGCTGTTCTACGTGGTCTGCGTGGTCCTGCTGGCGACCACCGGCACCACCCTGGGCAAGCGGCTGTTCGGCCTGCGGGTGGTCCGGCTGGACGGCGCCCGAGCGACCATCCCGCAGGTGCTGCTGCGCACCCTGCTGCTGTGCCTGGTGATCCCGGCCGCCGTCTGGGACCGCGACACCCGAGGCCTGCACGACAAGGCGGTCGGCACCGTCGAGGTCCGCATCTGA
- the glnA gene encoding type I glutamate--ammonia ligase → MFTNADEVKQYISDNDIKFVDVRFCDLPGVLQHFAVPAATFDPSETLMFDGSSIRGFQAIHESDMALVPDLQTARLDPFRAEKHLNINFFIQDPITGEAYSRDPRNVARKAEAYLASSGIADTAYFGPEAEFYVFDSVRFETAAHQSYYHIDSEAGAWNSGSAEGDARGYKVKFKGGYFPVPPVDHFADLRAEMSLELAKAGLQVERQHHEVGTAGQAEINYKFNTLLHAADDLMLFKYIIKNVAWRNGKTATFMPKPIFGDNGSGMHVHQSLWTEGSPLFYDEQGYAGLSDMARYYIGGILRHAPSLLAFTNPSVNSYHRLVPGFEAPVNLVYSQRNRSAAIRIPITGSNAKAKRIEFRAPDPASNPYLAFAAMLMAGLDGIKNKIEPLEPVDKDLYELAPDEHAAVPQVPSSLPAVLEALEADHEYLLAGGVFTSDLIETWIDYKRTNEIAPIALRPHPHEFELYYDL, encoded by the coding sequence ATGTTCACCAACGCCGACGAGGTGAAGCAGTACATCTCGGACAACGACATCAAGTTCGTCGACGTCCGGTTCTGCGACCTGCCGGGCGTCCTGCAGCACTTCGCGGTGCCCGCGGCCACCTTCGACCCGTCCGAGACCCTGATGTTCGACGGCTCCTCGATCCGCGGCTTCCAGGCGATCCACGAGTCCGACATGGCCCTCGTACCGGACCTCCAGACCGCCCGGCTCGACCCCTTCCGCGCCGAGAAGCACCTCAACATCAACTTCTTCATCCAGGACCCGATCACCGGCGAGGCCTACAGCCGCGACCCGCGCAACGTCGCCCGCAAGGCCGAGGCGTACCTGGCCTCCTCCGGCATCGCGGACACCGCGTACTTCGGCCCGGAGGCGGAGTTCTACGTCTTCGACTCGGTCCGCTTCGAGACCGCCGCCCACCAGTCGTACTACCACATCGACTCCGAGGCGGGCGCCTGGAACAGCGGCTCCGCCGAGGGCGACGCGCGCGGCTACAAGGTCAAGTTCAAGGGCGGCTACTTCCCCGTCCCGCCGGTCGACCACTTCGCCGACCTGCGCGCCGAGATGTCCCTCGAACTCGCCAAGGCCGGACTCCAGGTGGAGCGCCAGCACCACGAGGTCGGCACCGCCGGCCAGGCGGAGATCAACTACAAGTTCAACACCCTGCTGCACGCCGCCGACGACCTGATGCTGTTCAAGTACATCATCAAGAACGTCGCCTGGCGGAACGGCAAGACCGCCACCTTCATGCCCAAGCCGATCTTCGGCGACAACGGCTCCGGCATGCACGTCCACCAGTCGCTGTGGACCGAGGGCTCCCCGCTCTTCTACGACGAGCAGGGCTACGCCGGCCTGTCCGACATGGCCCGCTACTACATCGGCGGCATCCTGCGGCACGCCCCCTCGCTGCTCGCCTTCACCAACCCCTCGGTGAACTCCTACCACCGCCTGGTGCCCGGCTTCGAGGCCCCGGTCAACCTGGTCTACTCGCAGCGCAACCGGTCCGCCGCCATCCGCATCCCGATCACCGGGTCCAACGCCAAGGCCAAGCGCATCGAGTTCCGCGCGCCCGACCCGGCGTCCAACCCGTACCTGGCCTTCGCCGCCATGCTGATGGCCGGCCTCGACGGCATCAAGAACAAGATCGAGCCGCTCGAGCCCGTCGACAAGGACCTCTACGAGCTCGCCCCCGACGAGCACGCCGCCGTCCCCCAGGTCCCCTCCTCCCTCCCCGCCGTCCTCGAAGCCCTCGAGGCCGACCACGAGTACCTGCTGGCCGGAGGCGTCTTCACCTCCGACCTGATCGAGACCTGGATCGACTACAAGCGCACCAACGAGATCGCCCCGATCGCACTGCGCCCGCACCCGCACGAGTTCGAGCTCTACTACGACCTGTAG
- the lipB gene encoding lipoyl(octanoyl) transferase LipB, which translates to MGIGERTVPYAEAWEEQQRLHALRVADEIPDTVLLLEHQPVYTMGKRTNPEDLPLDGTPVVEVNRGGEITWHGPGQLVGYPIVKLPDPIDVVAYVRRLEEALIRACADFGVETTRIEGRSGVWKLGAEIPGAVVDPAQVVEIGKLTLRMGLPLGIDPRLAGPEYAPSNAGQRGDDRKLAAIGVRVARGVTMHGFALNCDPDMTYFDKIVPCGIRDAGVASLSGELGRDLTVADAVPTVRRHLAAVLAELPEPAMAR; encoded by the coding sequence ATGGGGATCGGCGAGCGGACCGTCCCCTACGCCGAGGCGTGGGAGGAGCAGCAGCGGCTCCACGCGCTGCGGGTGGCGGACGAGATCCCGGACACCGTGCTGCTGCTGGAGCACCAGCCGGTGTACACCATGGGCAAGCGCACCAACCCCGAGGACCTGCCGCTGGACGGCACCCCGGTGGTGGAGGTGAACCGCGGCGGCGAGATCACCTGGCACGGCCCCGGCCAGCTGGTCGGCTACCCGATCGTCAAGCTGCCGGACCCGATCGACGTGGTCGCGTACGTGCGGCGGCTGGAGGAGGCGCTGATCCGCGCCTGCGCCGACTTCGGGGTGGAGACCACCCGGATCGAGGGCCGCAGCGGCGTCTGGAAGCTCGGCGCGGAGATCCCCGGCGCGGTGGTCGACCCCGCGCAGGTGGTGGAGATCGGCAAGCTGACCCTGCGGATGGGCCTGCCGCTGGGCATCGACCCGCGCCTGGCCGGCCCCGAGTACGCGCCGTCCAACGCCGGGCAGCGCGGCGACGACCGCAAGCTCGCCGCGATCGGCGTCCGGGTGGCGCGCGGCGTGACGATGCACGGCTTCGCGCTCAACTGCGACCCCGACATGACCTACTTCGACAAGATCGTGCCGTGCGGCATCCGGGACGCCGGGGTGGCCTCGCTCAGCGGTGAGCTGGGCCGCGACCTCACCGTCGCCGACGCCGTGCCGACCGTGCGGCGGCACCTCGCCGCGGTCCTCGCCGAGCTGCCCGAGCCGGCCATGGCCCGCTGA
- a CDS encoding DUF6247 family protein → MSTAAHHAEELIPRPTKTPAALKAALAVVAPNLLPKMQADLEKAFNRAAELDSLTPVHAFLVHWSAMVEIERFPETARKYHRSLYLAQQADAPEEARDHLTVSSEILRAATQAVRG, encoded by the coding sequence TTGAGCACAGCAGCGCACCACGCCGAGGAACTCATCCCCAGGCCTACGAAGACGCCGGCAGCGTTGAAGGCCGCCCTGGCGGTCGTGGCACCGAACCTCCTGCCGAAGATGCAGGCAGACCTGGAGAAAGCCTTCAACCGAGCCGCCGAGTTGGACAGCCTCACCCCGGTCCACGCCTTCCTGGTGCACTGGTCCGCGATGGTCGAGATCGAGCGCTTCCCCGAGACGGCACGGAAGTACCACCGGAGTCTGTACCTGGCACAACAGGCGGACGCTCCGGAGGAAGCCCGTGACCACCTGACGGTCTCGAGCGAGATCCTCCGCGCCGCCACCCAGGCGGTCCGGGGTTGA
- a CDS encoding MFS transporter, which translates to MTDGLGVPAGAAGLVVALPKVWDAVLNPMVGAASDREALRTGRRTRILLAGTLALPAAFAAMFLSPVTGAGAAAWVAVTFVLASSAFSLFQVPYVALPAEMSGHPEVRTRIMVWRIVCLTVGILVRAAWPRPWCRWPVAGAPGTR; encoded by the coding sequence ATGACGGACGGCCTGGGGGTGCCCGCGGGCGCGGCCGGCCTGGTGGTCGCGCTGCCGAAGGTCTGGGACGCGGTGCTCAACCCGATGGTGGGCGCGGCGAGCGACCGGGAGGCGCTGCGCACCGGCCGCCGGACGCGGATCCTGCTGGCGGGCACGCTGGCGCTGCCGGCCGCGTTCGCCGCGATGTTCCTGTCGCCGGTGACCGGTGCGGGCGCGGCGGCCTGGGTCGCGGTGACCTTCGTGCTGGCGTCGAGCGCGTTCTCGCTCTTCCAGGTGCCGTACGTGGCGCTGCCGGCGGAGATGTCGGGGCACCCGGAGGTGCGGACCCGGATCATGGTCTGGCGGATCGTCTGCCTGACGGTCGGCATCCTGGTGCGGGCGGCCTGGCCCCGGCCGTGGTGTCGCTGGCCGGTGGCGGGCGCGCCGGGTACGCGGTGA
- a CDS encoding helix-turn-helix domain-containing protein, whose protein sequence is MDDHRTSSAPALRRLLDLLATGAATEDFADVLAEARRQGAPAQVLTEIDDATWQALRVHRTMRQHRRREAELTALFDTAGDLAASRDLDAVLQAIVRRARMLLGTDTAYLTLPDEEAGDTYMRVTDGSVSPIFQTLRLSLGDGLGGLVAQTSRPYATPDYRTDERFRHTGKIDEGVLDEGLVAIIGVPLLLGGRVIGVLFAADRSARAFSPDEVALLCTLAAHAAIALDTAKALADTRAALSELATANEVIRAHSAAVQRAEQAHDRLTDLVLRGAEVPDVAAEVAGLLDGEVAVHDAEGDPLTGRAAVAEGLAEAAAASREQARAVRHGEDWVCAVLAGQELLGSMVLHGRPGLDDGDRRILERASVVTALLLLLRRSVAETENRVRGELLADLLTAPDRDPAGLVARGRRLGVDLTRPHLVLVADPGDAPARERLAGAAARYLFGSRGISAEHGEAVVLLLPEDGTPPGAAAARAAERLARLIGAPVTVGAGRPAAGPVALAAAHAEGVRCVRGLRVLGRDGDGAAATDLGFLGVLLGDGHDVEAFVRVALGPLLEYDARRGTELVRTLRAYFDCGGSLTRAKDALHVHVNTVVQRLDRVEVLLGRDWNHPERSLELQLALRLQLLSGSP, encoded by the coding sequence ATGGACGACCACCGGACCAGTTCCGCCCCCGCCCTGCGCCGCCTGCTCGACCTGCTGGCGACCGGCGCCGCCACCGAGGACTTCGCCGACGTGCTCGCCGAGGCCCGCCGGCAGGGCGCCCCGGCGCAGGTGCTGACCGAGATCGACGACGCGACCTGGCAGGCCCTGCGGGTGCACCGGACGATGCGCCAGCACCGCCGCCGCGAGGCGGAACTGACCGCGCTCTTCGACACCGCGGGCGACCTCGCCGCCTCCCGCGACCTGGACGCGGTGCTGCAGGCGATCGTCCGCCGGGCCCGGATGCTGCTGGGTACCGACACCGCGTACCTGACCCTCCCGGACGAGGAGGCCGGCGACACGTACATGCGGGTCACCGACGGCTCGGTGTCGCCGATCTTCCAGACCCTGCGGCTGAGCCTCGGCGACGGCCTCGGCGGCCTGGTGGCGCAGACCTCCCGCCCGTACGCGACCCCCGACTACCGGACCGACGAGCGCTTCCGGCACACCGGCAAGATCGACGAGGGCGTGCTGGACGAGGGCCTGGTCGCGATCATCGGCGTGCCGCTGCTGCTGGGCGGCCGGGTGATCGGCGTGCTGTTCGCCGCCGACCGCTCGGCCCGCGCCTTCTCCCCCGACGAGGTGGCGCTGCTGTGCACCCTCGCCGCGCACGCCGCGATCGCGCTGGACACCGCCAAGGCGCTCGCCGACACCCGGGCGGCGCTCTCCGAGCTGGCCACCGCCAACGAGGTGATCCGGGCGCACTCGGCGGCCGTGCAGCGCGCCGAGCAGGCCCACGACCGGCTCACCGACCTGGTGCTGCGCGGCGCCGAGGTGCCGGACGTGGCGGCCGAGGTCGCCGGCCTGCTGGACGGCGAGGTGGCCGTGCACGACGCCGAGGGCGACCCGCTGACCGGCCGGGCCGCCGTCGCCGAGGGCCTGGCGGAGGCCGCCGCGGCCTCCCGCGAGCAGGCCCGGGCGGTGCGGCACGGCGAGGACTGGGTGTGCGCCGTGCTGGCCGGGCAGGAGCTGCTGGGCAGCATGGTGCTGCACGGCCGCCCCGGCCTGGACGACGGCGACCGGCGGATCCTGGAACGGGCCAGCGTGGTGACCGCGCTGCTGCTGCTCCTGCGCCGCTCGGTCGCCGAGACCGAGAACCGGGTGCGCGGCGAACTGCTGGCCGACCTGCTGACCGCGCCGGACCGCGACCCGGCGGGCCTGGTGGCGCGCGGCCGGCGGCTCGGTGTCGACCTGACCCGCCCCCACCTGGTGCTGGTCGCCGACCCCGGCGACGCCCCCGCCCGCGAACGGCTGGCGGGCGCCGCGGCCCGCTACCTGTTCGGCTCGCGCGGGATCAGCGCCGAGCACGGCGAGGCGGTGGTCCTGCTGCTGCCCGAGGACGGCACGCCGCCCGGCGCGGCCGCCGCCCGGGCCGCCGAGCGCCTGGCCCGGCTGATCGGCGCCCCGGTGACGGTCGGCGCCGGACGCCCGGCCGCCGGGCCGGTGGCGCTGGCCGCCGCGCACGCCGAGGGCGTGCGGTGCGTGCGCGGCCTGCGGGTGCTCGGCCGGGACGGCGACGGCGCGGCCGCCACCGACCTGGGCTTCCTCGGCGTGCTGCTGGGCGACGGGCACGACGTGGAGGCGTTCGTCCGCGTCGCGCTCGGCCCGCTGCTGGAGTACGACGCCCGCCGGGGCACCGAGCTGGTCCGCACCCTGCGCGCCTACTTCGACTGCGGCGGCAGCCTGACCCGCGCCAAGGACGCCCTGCACGTCCACGTGAACACCGTGGTGCAGCGCCTGGACCGGGTGGAGGTCCTGCTCGGCCGGGACTGGAACCACCCCGAGCGGTCCCTGGAGCTGCAGCTCGCGCTGCGCCTGCAGCTGCTCTCCGGGAGCCCGTAA